The Melitaea cinxia chromosome 6, ilMelCinx1.1, whole genome shotgun sequence genome has a window encoding:
- the LOC123654543 gene encoding multiple inositol polyphosphate phosphatase 1-like: MRTEGAVILLVFSIHYADLLYCFWNTGCPYKYLSTETPYNSVRGDIRDSIVKLKGCEPVSLWGIYRHGKQLPSSHISKSMKEAVAIRNYVVTSYEKGFSSLCAQDVENLRNWEFNDSFFDGKQDITEEGRKEMAGLGRRLKEAFPALLNDLQKGSYTFRSARGSWVEKSIKYFVKGLGNKKLNIEDSKAETDVMDPYTTCESYQENVQKNPNISVEADAFLKHSDYLATKDKIQRRSGIDYTLSDKNITALYDLCRYTWSAVDGKASPWCALFTKDDLQVLEYIQDLKHYYSNGYGTPVNKVFGRVPLGDLVQSFEKVKQGGGKKITAYVTHATMLDQIYTALGLFKDSNPLTGANMDRERKWRTSKISVFSANLVAVLNRCEKEGSEDYNVVFYLNEEPIRSICEEGVCSWLEFETKLRPFINTTIDFCEPRSEPY, translated from the exons ATGAGAACAGAAGGAGcagtaatattattagtattttctaTACATTATGCTGATTTATTATATTGCTTTTGGAATACTGGATGCCCTTATAAATACTTATCTACCGAAACTCCATACAATTCTGTGCGTGGAGACATTCGAGACtcgattgtaaaattaaaag GGTGTGAACCAGTTAGCTTATGGGGTATATATAGACACGGAAAGCAACTTCCAAGTTCTCATATTAGTAAAAGTATGAAAGAAGCTGTAGCCATTAGGAATTATGTAGTAACAAGCTATGAAAAGGGTTTCAGTTCACTTTGCGCCCAAGACGTCGAAAATTTGCGGAACTGGGAATTCAACGACAGTTTTTTTGATGGAAAACAGGACATAACGGAAGAGGGTCGAAAGGAAATGGCAGGTCTAGGCAGACGATTAAAGGAAGCATTTCCGGCCTTATTAAATGATCTTCAAAAAGGCAGTTACACGTTTCGTTCTGCCCGAGGGTCTTGGGTCGAAAAGAGTATTAAGTACTTCGTTAAAGGCTtaggaaataaaaaattgaatattgaaGATTCGAAAGCTGAAACCGATGTAATGGAT CCATATACAACATGTGAGTCATACCAAGAGAACGTGCAAAAAAATCCAAACATTTCTGTAGAAGCTGATGCGTTCTTAAAACATTCGGACTACCTAGcg ACGAAAGACAAAATTCAACGCAGGAGCGGAATAGATTACACCCTCAGTGATAAAAACATTACGGCCTTGTATGATTTATGTCGTTATACGTGGTCCGCTGTTGACGGTAAAGCTAGTCCCTGGTGCGCACTTTTTACGAAGGATGATTTACAAGTTCTCGAATATATACAAGATTTAAAGCACTATTATTCAAATGGTTATGGAACACCAGTGAATAAAGTGTTTGGAAGAGTTCCATTAGGGGACTTAGTGCAAAGTTTCGAAAAAGTAAAACAAGGAGGAGGCAAGAAGATTACAGCCTACGTCACTCATGCTACTATGCTAGATCAGATATACACTGCGTTAGGACTTTTCAAAGATAGTAATCCGTTAACTGGGGCGAATATGGATCGAGAACGAAAATGGAGGACGAGCAAAATATCTGTATTTTCAGCGAATTTAGTAGCTGTCTTAAACCG ATGTGAAAAAGAAGGTTCCGAAGATTACAACGTTGTGTTCTACTTAAATGAGGAGCCAATTAGATCAATATGTGAGGAGGGTGTTTGTTCCTGGCTGGAGTTCGAGACCAAGTTGCGACCTTTCATTAACACTACTATCGACTTTTGTGAGCCACGAAGTGAACCTTATTAA